Proteins encoded in a region of the Pseudopipra pipra isolate bDixPip1 chromosome 18, bDixPip1.hap1, whole genome shotgun sequence genome:
- the PSMD9 gene encoding 26S proteasome non-ATPase regulatory subunit 9 — MAEPGGGRPVTVSDVQQLVRRKDEIEAQIKACYELLEGQKGVGMHEPLVDAEGFPRNDIDLYQVRTARHNIICLQNDHKALMKEVEEALHQLHAREKEKQARDEAEALAEAMSQNQSLPQPFAKVNAVTPGSPASVSGLQVDDEIVEFGSVNANNFQNLQNVATVVQHSEGRPLSVTVIRGGRRVHVGLTPKRWAGKGLLGCNIIPLQR, encoded by the exons ATGGCGGAGCCCGGCGGGGGCCGCCCCGTCACCGTCAGCGACGTGCAGCAGCTGGTGCGCAGGAAGGACGAGATCGAGGCGCAGATCAAGGCCTGCTACGAGCTGCTGGAGGGG cAAAAGGGCGTCGGGATGCACGAGCCGCTGGTGGACGCCGAGGGCTTCCCCCGCAACGACATCGACCTGTACCAAGTGCGCACCGCGCGGCACAACATCATCT GTCTGCAGAACGATCACAAGGCCTTGAtgaaggaggtggaggaggcTCTGCACCAGCTGCACGCCCGAGAGAAGGAGAAGCAAGccagggatgaggcagaggCCTTGGCAGAGGCCATGAGCCAGAACCAGAGCCTGCCACAGCCCTTTGCCAAAGTGAACGCTGTGACCCCGGGATCCCCTGCCAGTGTCTCG GGACTTCAGGTTGATGACGAGATTGTGGAGTTTGGTTCTGTCAACGCAAACAACTTCCAGAACCTGCAGAACGTTGCCACAGTGGTGCAGCACAGCGAGGGG AGACCCCTGAGTGTGACTGTGATCCGTGGTGGCAGGAGGGTGCACGTGGGGTTGACTCCGAAGCGCTGGGCTGGGAAAGGCCTCCTGGG ctgcaATATCATTCCCCTGCAAAGATGA
- the HPD gene encoding 4-hydroxyphenylpyruvate dioxygenase isoform X2, producing MAPVCHPPPPGRFWQFPAQTKHIPGLVVGEGGAEEEPPPSPSILNALPDSGSLCCCHIARSQKQTSYTDKGEKPARGRFIHFHSITFWVGNAKQAASYYCNKLGFEELAYRGLETGSREVVSHVIKQDKIIFVLSSALNPGNEEMGEHLVKHGDGVKDIAFEVEDCDFIVQKAKERGAVVVKEPWVEQDKFGKVKFAVIQTYGDTTHTLIEKLNYKGLFLPGYHPPLFKDPLLPKLPSAKLSFVDHVVGNQPDLEMVPVADWYQKNLLFHRFWSVDDKQLHTEFSALRSIVVTNYEETIKMPINEPAPGKKKSQIQEYIDYYGGAGVQHIALNTSDIISAITNLKQRGMQFMDVPSSYYQVLRERLKTAKIKVKENIDKLEELKILVDFDEKGYLLQIFTKPVQDRPTVFLEVIQRHNHQGFGAGNFKSLFEAIEMDQDARGNLTILEPNGETKRM from the exons ATGGCCCCAGTGTGTCACCCACCACCCCCCGGACGGTTCTGGCAGTTCCCAGCCCAAACCAAACACATCCCTGGGTTGGTGGTGGGAGAAggtggagcagaggaggagccTCCCCCGTCCCCCAGTATATTAAATGCCCTTCCGGACTCgggctctctctgctgctgccacattGCCAGGTCACAAAAA CAGACGTCTTACACAGACAAGGGAGAAAAG CCCGCACGAGGCCGCTTCATCCATTTCCACTCCATCACCTTCTGGGTCGGCAATGCCAAGCAG GCTGCATCCTACTACTGCAACAAGCTGGGGTTCGAGGAGCTGGCATACCGGGGGCTGGAGACCGGCAGCAGGGAGGTGGTGTCACATGTCATCAAGCAGGACAAG ATCATCTTTGTTCTCTCCTCCGCTCTCAACCCAGGGAATGAGG AGATGGGGGAGCACCTGGTGAAACACGGCGATGGGGTGAAGGACATCGCCTTCGAAGTGGAGGACTGTGACTTCATCGTGCAG AAAGCCAAGGAGCGCGGAGCCGTGGTGGTGAAGGAGCCCTGGGTGGAGCAGGACAAATTTGGGAAGGTGAAGTTTGCGGTGATCCAGACG TACGGTGACACCACCCACACCTTGATAGAAAAGCTCAACTACAAGGGCCTGTTCCTACCCGGGTATCACCCGCCCCTCTTTAAGGACCCCCTGCTGCCCAAGTT ACCGAGTGCCAAGCTCAGCTTTGTTGACCATGTCGTGGGGAACCAGCCTGACCTCGAGATGGTCCCAGTGGCAGACTG GTACCAGAAGAACCTGCTCTTCCACCGCTTCTGGTCGGTGGATGACAAGCAGCTGCACACCGAGTTCAGTGCCCTGCGCTCCATCGTGGTCACCAACTACGAGGAGACCATTAAGATGCCCATTAACGAGCCGGCACCAGGCAAGAAGAAATCCCAGATTCAG GAATACATCGACTACTACGGAGGGGCCGGAGTGCAGCACATCGCCCTGAACACCTCCGACATCATCTCGGCA ATCACCAACCTGAAGCAGCGGGGCATGCAGTTCATGGATGTGCCTTCCAGCTACTACCAGGTGCTGCGGGAGAGGCTCAAAACTGCCAAAATCAAAGTGAAGGAGAACATTGACAAGCTGGAG gAACTGAAAATCCTGGTGGATTTTGATGAGAAAGGCTACTTGCTCCAGATCTTCACCAAACCAGTTCAAGACAGACCCACGGTGTTTCTGGAGGTGATCCAGAGGCATAACCACCAG GGCTTCGGTGCCGGGAACTTCAAGTCTCTGTTTGAAGCAATAGAAATGGATCAAGATGCCAGAGGAAACCTGACCATCCTGGAGCCCAACGGGGAGACCAAGCGCATGTAG
- the HPD gene encoding 4-hydroxyphenylpyruvate dioxygenase isoform X1, which translates to MTSYTDKGEKPARGRFIHFHSITFWVGNAKQAASYYCNKLGFEELAYRGLETGSREVVSHVIKQDKIIFVLSSALNPGNEEMGEHLVKHGDGVKDIAFEVEDCDFIVQKAKERGAVVVKEPWVEQDKFGKVKFAVIQTYGDTTHTLIEKLNYKGLFLPGYHPPLFKDPLLPKLPSAKLSFVDHVVGNQPDLEMVPVADWYQKNLLFHRFWSVDDKQLHTEFSALRSIVVTNYEETIKMPINEPAPGKKKSQIQEYIDYYGGAGVQHIALNTSDIISAITNLKQRGMQFMDVPSSYYQVLRERLKTAKIKVKENIDKLEELKILVDFDEKGYLLQIFTKPVQDRPTVFLEVIQRHNHQGFGAGNFKSLFEAIEMDQDARGNLTILEPNGETKRM; encoded by the exons ATG ACGTCTTACACAGACAAGGGAGAAAAG CCCGCACGAGGCCGCTTCATCCATTTCCACTCCATCACCTTCTGGGTCGGCAATGCCAAGCAG GCTGCATCCTACTACTGCAACAAGCTGGGGTTCGAGGAGCTGGCATACCGGGGGCTGGAGACCGGCAGCAGGGAGGTGGTGTCACATGTCATCAAGCAGGACAAG ATCATCTTTGTTCTCTCCTCCGCTCTCAACCCAGGGAATGAGG AGATGGGGGAGCACCTGGTGAAACACGGCGATGGGGTGAAGGACATCGCCTTCGAAGTGGAGGACTGTGACTTCATCGTGCAG AAAGCCAAGGAGCGCGGAGCCGTGGTGGTGAAGGAGCCCTGGGTGGAGCAGGACAAATTTGGGAAGGTGAAGTTTGCGGTGATCCAGACG TACGGTGACACCACCCACACCTTGATAGAAAAGCTCAACTACAAGGGCCTGTTCCTACCCGGGTATCACCCGCCCCTCTTTAAGGACCCCCTGCTGCCCAAGTT ACCGAGTGCCAAGCTCAGCTTTGTTGACCATGTCGTGGGGAACCAGCCTGACCTCGAGATGGTCCCAGTGGCAGACTG GTACCAGAAGAACCTGCTCTTCCACCGCTTCTGGTCGGTGGATGACAAGCAGCTGCACACCGAGTTCAGTGCCCTGCGCTCCATCGTGGTCACCAACTACGAGGAGACCATTAAGATGCCCATTAACGAGCCGGCACCAGGCAAGAAGAAATCCCAGATTCAG GAATACATCGACTACTACGGAGGGGCCGGAGTGCAGCACATCGCCCTGAACACCTCCGACATCATCTCGGCA ATCACCAACCTGAAGCAGCGGGGCATGCAGTTCATGGATGTGCCTTCCAGCTACTACCAGGTGCTGCGGGAGAGGCTCAAAACTGCCAAAATCAAAGTGAAGGAGAACATTGACAAGCTGGAG gAACTGAAAATCCTGGTGGATTTTGATGAGAAAGGCTACTTGCTCCAGATCTTCACCAAACCAGTTCAAGACAGACCCACGGTGTTTCTGGAGGTGATCCAGAGGCATAACCACCAG GGCTTCGGTGCCGGGAACTTCAAGTCTCTGTTTGAAGCAATAGAAATGGATCAAGATGCCAGAGGAAACCTGACCATCCTGGAGCCCAACGGGGAGACCAAGCGCATGTAG